From Scomber scombrus chromosome 21, fScoSco1.1, whole genome shotgun sequence, one genomic window encodes:
- the LOC134003476 gene encoding cytochrome c oxidase assembly factor 3 homolog, mitochondrial gives MADKTPKESDAPFAKRIDPTKEGLSHQQLHYIKQAEMQQWKKRTQKLTTRNALTGLFIGAAVLGIYGYTFYSFSQERIMEELDEEAKRTRMQGPKTGAN, from the exons ATGGCCGACAAGACACCGAAGGAGTCTGATGCTCCCTTTGCAAAGAGGATAGACCCGACTAAAGAGGGTCTATCCCACCAGCAGCTGCACTATATCAAACAGGCAGAGATGCAGCAGTGGAAGAAGAGGACACAGAAGCTGACAACACGAAACGCGTTGACAGGACTGTTCATCGGAGCTGCTGTGCTTGGTATCT ATGGCTACACATTTTACTCCTTCTCCCAGGAACGGATCATGGAAGAACTCGATGAAGAAGCCAAGCGTACAAGAATGCAGGGACCCAAGACCGGTGCCAACTGA
- the cntd1 gene encoding cyclin N-terminal domain-containing protein 1 — protein sequence MAKRFIYSPCQSVHLKFGEASYDLLTDFLFNLNKRNKENLDSLSQCSGDFKEKRLMEFIFLITKELGLDPLVGYHAIELLRRFMVKHLEDLFTTPTPQGAAADEPQSYEDVVFDKLKAKFPLIVFSCIQLASKLSLHSHMINNNTAVRFLQSMGHSVSKQTVLEAELMVLKGLGFRLNATNPLMYVEILLEVLGHNEPFIPVERLYHLCHHVLQFVSLQRTTIYQSLLMTTTQCLSPPREQREKFETVTEDCMLLAVGVIAVATFILCVRKWEQVVRELSHITGISTKSISDFAYVTLMHIAGASST from the exons ATGGcgaaaagatttatttattctccGTGTCAAAGTGTACATTTAAAGTTTGGGGAAGCATCTTATGACCTTCTCACGGATTTCCTTTTTAATctcaacaaaagaaacaaagaaaatctcGACAGTTTATCACAATGTAGCGGAGACTTCAAAGAGAAGAGACTAATGG AGTTCATTTTCCTGATAACTAAAGAACTGGGCCTCGATCCACTGGTTGGGTACCATGCTATTGAATTGCTTCGAAG GTTCATGGTTAAGCACCTTGAAGATCTGTTCACCACACCGACCCCTCAAGGTGCAGCTGCTGATGAACCACAAAGTTATGAGGatgttgtttttgacaagcTCAAGGCGAAATTCCCCCTAATCGTCTTTTCCTGCATCCAACTTGCAAGCAAACTGTCTCTGCACAGTCAT ATGATCAACAACAATACTGCTGTGCGCTTTCTGCAATCGATGGGCCACAGTGTTTCCAAGCAGACTGTCCTGGAAGCAGAGCTGATGGTCTTGAAAGGGCTTGGTTTCAGACTAAATGCTACTAATCCTCTGATGTATGTGGAAATACTTCTGGAAGTGCTTG GACATAATGAACCATTTATCCCTGTGGAACGCCTGTATCACCTTTGCCACCATGTACTCCAGTTCGTCAGCCTGCAGAGGACTACCATTTATCAATCCTTGTTGATGACTACAACTCAGTGTCTCAGCCCTCCCAGGGAACAGAg AGAGAAGTTTGAGACAGTAACTGAAGACTGCATGCTTCTTGCTGTTGGTGTCATCGCCGTGGCTACCTTCATCCTCTGTGTCAGAAAATGGGAACAG GTGGTGAGAGAACTGAGCCACATCACAGGGATCTCAACAAAGAGCATCAGTGATTTTGCTTATGTGACATTGATGCACATTGCTGGAGCCAGTTCAACTTGA